In the genome of Flammeovirga agarivorans, the window AGATGGAGGTATTTCAGATATTGGATATAACGGGTGGGTTGTGTTGTAAAACCTAAGATCAGGAGTTTTGAACATTCTCTCCAATGAGAGTTCTGTATTGTCTACCATTGCAGATGCAATATGATCAGCGCCCATTAGTATGCCTTTCCATGCTGATACACCAAAATCAATACTTTCACAAAAGTCTAAAACATAATCAAAAGCTTCTCTTGCTTCATCTTCAGAAATATCTCTGTACTCAATATCAAATTCTTTCCATATAAGGGCTGTTTCTTTTGACCATATTTCCCAACCTTCTAGGTGCCAATCGATGAATTCCTCGTCTTCTTTCAATAAATCTAATATCCCTCTGTTACTAGGATCATTCTGTATAGATTTATGATGCGATACGACTAACTCAATAAGTACGTCCCACTCTTCTTTTGGAAATAATGGAAGGAAAAATAAAGACCCCAACTCATGCCGATATGCTTTTTCTGGTCGAATACCTTTTAAAGATTCCTGAAACCAAGGGTGGGCTTTTCCCATATCATGTAAGACAGCACCTTTTTTACAGATTTCTACATCAACATTGAGGTATTGAGCAAATTTGATAATGGAATGATATACATCTTCTGTATGTTCAAAAAGGCTTAGCTGATGCCCTTTATAGTCTTCCGACTTGGCTTTTAGTTTATTAAGTTGTTCTTTCAAAATATTCCAAGTTACCAGTCATTTTATCACCTGTATACCTGTTATATCCTACTACAATAGTGTCCCCTTTTACCAATTCAAAACCTTCGTATTGGAGATCGAACTCTTCTTCAGTTATCTCTTCTATGTGAATGGGGAAGATGATATCCTCATTACGTGCGAGAAATAAATGAGAATTAAATGCTACTTCTGCCTCTTCTTTCGTCTCGAATAACAGTGAAAGTTCTGGATTTAACATAGTGTACCTAGTGGCTATTCCTGTTTCTTTTTGATTCATTTTATTCTTCACAAAGAAACCTCTTCCTTGGACAGTCTCCTGTTGAGGGGTGAGAATATCAAACTTGATTCGATGTCTTTTGATTGCTCCGTTTGCTTCACCGAATAGCATAATTTCCATTCCCATCACCATAGATGGTGTGAGAAATTGCTGCGAGGCAATCTTATCATTTCTTACGGCATCCCAAGGTTTGATGAAACCAAAGTCTCCTTTATATTTTACTGCAAACATAATTATTTACTTATAGCTCCAAGACCAATACCTGTTGAATTTCCAATACCTACATTCCATGCAAAAGCAATGGCTTCAGGTGTACCTTTGATGTATACAGGACATATACTGCATATATTTCTTATATCTCTGTACTTTACTTCAGTGGTACTGCTTTTTTTATAATGAGGGTCAAACATAATCTGAACCTCATCATCATATCCTGCTGCCTTTAATTTTTTATTCATGAGGTCAGTCATGTATTCATCTGCTTTTTTATCACCTGCAAAAAAGTATTTATTATCCCTTTTGACCAGTACTGGAGAATCCACAAAAAAGTGTTCGATTTTTTTATCGAAAACGGGATCTGCCTCAACACTTACTTGGTCTACGGTGATGCCTGAAAACATGGTGTTGTCTTTCTTGATACCGAGAATTATCTTTTTTATAAACTCTTTATCAATAGAAGAGATAAAGAATTTCAAGCCTGATTTCTTTGCTGTACCAAAGTCACCATTGAACTTAATTCCATCAATATTTGAAATTGAGTAAGTGGAATATTTTCCATCATGTGATTGGTAATTGCCAAGCCACTTGTGAAGTGTACCTTTTAATTTAGGTTTATAATACCGAGGTATTTTTTCGGTATTAGTAGTACATGATACGTGTAGTCTCATAAATTGGTCGTTTTGATTAATGTTACTACAATTATAATGGTTAACTATCCAATATTAATGGATAGTTAAAATAAAAATTTATTTTTTTCTGTAATAAGGTGTTCTATTAATGTTGGAGGTTGAATATTTCTTACTTTTCCAGGCATGCTTAATATGAATTGACCGACACCGATATAATCGGCAATATGCCCTTTAAAAATATAGGGGAAGTCTTCGTGTTGTGTATGATTAATTGAACGAATAGCATCGGGGTAAGACTCCTTCAGAATATTGGCTGATAATCTTGTCATTTCGAATTGTATTTGAATCTCATTCTCTTTGATACAAGAAAAACCAAAGCAATCAAAAAATTTAGGTTTGTATCCGTCTTTTAAACTACATTTTTCTTTTGTAATTAGAATTGCTTTTGCTCGTGTTATCTTGAAGTCTTTGAATTTGTTACTATTTAAGTCATACGCGTGCAACCTTCGGTTATAGTCATACAAAGCTGTGGGTTCTAAATGATAATCTTTTACTTTATTACTACTTGGAGATTCGTAATCTATTAATTTGATTCTATAGCCAAAAGTGATTGCATTGGTAACCTTAAATTCTTTGTCAATAATTGAATTAACATGAGCCCAATTACTTTCTGTGAGTGATTTAATTTTTCGTTTGATATTGTCATAATGTTTTCTGTATTCATGACTTGTGGAGGAATATGCTAGTGAAAGGATAGTTTCTTGTTCTTTTTTAGTTAGTGCGTTTCCAATATCGATACTATAGTACGGTTTTAATTTATACGTAAAAGTTCTTGTGCCTAGAATTGTCGTTTTGTTAAAACACTCTGGTCCAAGTAACTCTTTTATGGTATCGAAATCGTTGTAAATCTGAGATCTTTTGATCTCATATTTATTGATAAGTTCTTTAACCGTGTATTCATATTTTGAAAGTTCTTGAATCATATTTAAGATTCGTATAATATAGCGAGTATCTCTTGTCATTAATCAAAAATAAAACATTAGAAATTCATGTTATTTAAGTAAAAGCAAATTAAAAAAATTGGTATAATATATACATAATTTATCAAGATACTTTTGGTCGTCTTTTTCATCACTAATATTGAAATATAACAGAGTATAATATTTTCTCAACCACATTTATAAAAAATTTAATAATACTTATTGTAGTATTTGTATACCTATCAGTAAAAGTAGAAGCTATATTGGTAAAGAAGTAAACTCTTGAGAATTTCTGAAGGTTTTATTGATTGTAGAACTTAAAGAAAAATCTGTTGAACTAGTACTAAAGAATAGTGAAACATCGTAAAGTAGAAAGTTAGTGAAAAATATTCCACTCAGTTTTAAATCACATAAATTCAATTATGGTTAACGACTATAAATACTATGGTTTTAAAAAACAAGTAGATAAGATCAATGTGAAGAAAAAAAACGCACTTAATTAATCTGCTCACAAAAAATCATAATCATGTTAAAGCAGTATAGAAAAATTAAGAAAGACATTAAATCAGATTACAGAAGATTTAAATTAAGTACTACCGAAAACAGAATTCAAGGATAGAATAGAAGATTAATAATCAAAAAATTAAAATAGATGATTTTATGATTAAGCATTACAAAGAGAATTATCGAATTGACATCATAGTCTATGCGTAAAATACATCAAGAACAAATTATCCTTATAACAGAATGATATAGTAACTTAACCTTGCTAAAGGCTATAAAGAAATCACTAACCAGAAACTAGGAAGTAATTTTGAATCAATTTCATGTATTATACAAAGAAAAAATTAGGCTTTAATCCTAATCTTTCCAATTATACTTAAACACTTAGTGAAAGAGTATCAAATATTATTTTAATAATGAATTAATAAAAAACACACCTTTCTATCAATTGTAAATTCATCTCAACTTTAAAAACTGTTTATTTAGTTTATAAATTTCAATATGGCACATCGGATAGGAATCATGGGAGGGACCTCAATTAAACCGGTTTATTTTTTCGTAAATTTTAAGTATTTATTCATATATCCAAAAGGATGTCACTTGTATAGAAACTCCTTCTTTATCATAGACATGAACAACCATTTCTTGGAATCCGGCCGCTCTTAATCTTGCTCTAACAACAGAATCATTTAGTACGTTCTTTCTTACGTACTCACGTACATGATCTTTATCTACGTTTGACAAACCATATACAGATGGTACAAAGAATTGTTTATAAACATTGATCTCCGTTTTATAGTAATCAACATGACCAAAGTATGAATAGTCATTGAGAAATTTTTTACAGAAAGATGTCTTGTGATAATCTTGTGCATTTGTTACTGCAAGAAATGATAAAAGCATTACGATTGATATAATTAAATTTTTCATTGTTTTGTTTATTGTTTCTTAAATATAGAACCATTCCAAATGATGTAATCTGTTTTCTCTAAAGGTCTGAAATCAACCAATACAATTTGATCACTCACATTGCGGTATCTAAGGAAGTGATTGTGGAAATCTTCAAACTGGTGTTCTCTATAAGGTGTCCATCCTTCAGGAGCAGTGAAAACACCATTATTGATTTTAATTGTCAAATTCCCTGCTGTATTTACATATACACCATTCGTTTCTTTCTGTTGTACATTGTAATCGAAGATTTGCTCAATATGGGATAACCAAACAAGTTGATCTTCAAAGTTTGGAGAATATGTTAAATCTTTCTTTTCTAACTCTGTTTTTAAATT includes:
- the cas6 gene encoding CRISPR-associated endoribonuclease Cas6, which gives rise to MRLHVSCTTNTEKIPRYYKPKLKGTLHKWLGNYQSHDGKYSTYSISNIDGIKFNGDFGTAKKSGLKFFISSIDKEFIKKIILGIKKDNTMFSGITVDQVSVEADPVFDKKIEHFFVDSPVLVKRDNKYFFAGDKKADEYMTDLMNKKLKAAGYDDEVQIMFDPHYKKSSTTEVKYRDIRNICSICPVYIKGTPEAIAFAWNVGIGNSTGIGLGAISK
- a CDS encoding helix-turn-helix transcriptional regulator, whose product is MIQELSKYEYTVKELINKYEIKRSQIYNDFDTIKELLGPECFNKTTILGTRTFTYKLKPYYSIDIGNALTKKEQETILSLAYSSTSHEYRKHYDNIKRKIKSLTESNWAHVNSIIDKEFKVTNAITFGYRIKLIDYESPSSNKVKDYHLEPTALYDYNRRLHAYDLNSNKFKDFKITRAKAILITKEKCSLKDGYKPKFFDCFGFSCIKENEIQIQFEMTRLSANILKESYPDAIRSINHTQHEDFPYIFKGHIADYIGVGQFILSMPGKVRNIQPPTLIEHLITEKNKFLF